The genomic window aaatgacgttgtgtccttgggcaaggcacttcaccctacttgcctcggggagaatgtccctgtacttactgtaagtcgctctggataagagcgtctgctaaatgactgaatgtaaatgtaacatcaaATGCCCACCAATATTGTAAGCTGTGAGACTTACTGTGTCTTTTAGCTCTGACAGCTGATGCACTGAGAAATTGTCTGAGGATATCAGCTCAAATGATCTCACATGCTCTGTGTACCAGCACTCGTAGTTTCTGCAATAAAACGAAACCAAGTTACTCACAAGCAGTATATGCTCAATCCTGCTGAATTTTGGAAGTCCTCCAGTCTGGCCTGCAGAAACAAACATTCCTTTTGCATAGTCTGTGCCATGTATGGAGACCTTTGATGTACGATATATGTTTTGGCTATCTGTTTTTGTTGCTACGAAGTCTTTTGCCACTTGAGGCAGTGTGGCAACTTGGATGGGGTGACACTTGAAGCTTGTGTGTGGGGTCTGAAAAATGATGAGGCACTGAAATGATACGCCATCATGTGCTGATGCCTGGTAGCAAGAGTTTTAAAGACATTATTGAaattgtgtgtgtcatgtatcACCCTTTTGAAAAAGCGATGTTTTCCCTCGAAACTCATAGTCCATAGGTGAACAAGAGGTCCAAAACGCTTTGTCAGTTCTGGGTAACGCTCAACATAATGATGCTTGGGTCGGAGCCTAAAATCTGGAAAGGTCGCTTGAAGACGTTGTCTGTGATCACTTATTTTAGTCTGCATGTACTGAATGGATTCCTCTGTGAAAGATGGGGACAACACCAGTTGCACAATTTCTTTAAGGTCCATCAATATGGCCCATGCTTCATCTCCTTCGGGAACTTTACTTCCGACCATGAGTGGTAATAACCTCAGCAATGTGGAATTTTCATGCCCATTCCCACCAATGCTTAGTTTAGCTGCAAAGTTCTTTGGTATCAGTTGTGGTTTATCAAGCCTATCAGAGTGCTGATATGGAAATGTGCGAATTTGTGTGTTCAGATATTCAAGAGTGAAATACTTCAGAGGAATCATCTCACGGATGCACAAGGCCAACTCAACTGGCACAATACCCTCAAACAGGTTGTGAAGTATATCAGGGGGAAACCAGTAATGGGATGAAAATGCTGCAATGCCTTGCTGAGAGAACACTCTCCTGTAACACCAAAGTGAGTTGCATTTTCTCCTTGCACAACATTCTGCACATGAAGATCATGGCTGGCTCTCGTTCTCATAGTAAACTCTCTTTCAGAAACGTCACTGGACTGTCTCTGGTCTGCAGTACAGCAACAGAATCTGCAGACATAGTGTGCTCAGAAACACTTCAAAAAACCTGCAAGACCATGGGCAGCCAAGTTATCAGctgcaacacacaacacagtgccCTTGATACACTGGCCAATAGTCTCAATGAAAATGCCATCCTGCTCAAGAGTCTGCAAGTCTTTTAACAAAGGTGAAAGAACACTTTGATAACCACACCTTTGCAGATCAGGTACTTTGCATAGCAGAGCTAGCTGTATGACATGCAGGCTTGACCTATACTTACTGGGTAAATTGGCAAGCAACCAGTATACTGCACAAAGCTTGTGCAAACCTTCTAGATGTGCCTAAAAGATTAGCCAGTTCAATGTCATCCACATACAAAATCAGTGACAATTTCATCTCTCCTGCTTCGGACAATAATCGATTTTCCTTCTGTTCCATCTTCATGAGACATGTACATTCCAGGTGGCGATGGTTGGGCTTCTTGGATCTTGTCAAGAAGATCAGTATTTTTAAACATTGTTTGAAGCATTTGTAATATTGGAACATACACTGCTGTGTGTCCACTGGAATCTATAGTATACTGCACTGGCATTACCAGAGGTTAGGTACTCCTTACAAACGATTTTCTCCGTTTAGCAGTGGACAGCTCAGCACCTTCTGAAGTTGCACTGACAAAAATGTACTGACAAACTTTTCATGATAGCTTCCACTAATTCATGAACAAGGGCATCACAGATTGTCAGATCATGCTCTTGAAAAACCCTGATGACAGAGTCTCTCACAAGAGGTTCAGACGATGAGAATATTTGTGCCAAGTTTTCAACTATGTCCTGTATAGCCATCTGTGATACATGCAGAACACTGTGCATTTTCAAGAACAAAGTAGCCAAATTGTTTCTCAACTGAGCTTGCAATTCACCAGTGTCATCTCTGGATTCAGGAGGATTACACTCAGCTCTTACAGCCAGCTCAGGAGAATTCTGAGAGGGACCAGCCTCATCAGATTAAACGTGCATTGGttctctgtctatctcattCTTAAAGTATGAGACATCACAGTGGGGGTGATTCCTACTTTTGTGGGTATTGAAGGAGGAATACACATTAGTACGGTACTGACCATTTTTGAATGGACAATCCACCATCTCGTGTTGTTTTAAATGTGTCCTTAAATGACTAACAAGATTTTTATCATTGAATGGTTGCTTGAATCTACACACAGGACAGATGAATGACAGATGAATGACATATATTCCACCTGATTTTCACTGGGCACAACTGTCTAATTATGCATCCATGTTAAATGAGCTTTCAATGCACTTAATGACTGAAATGTGCAGATACAGTCATCATAGAGACAAGGCAATGGACTTACTGAGGAAAAATTGCTATGACGCAAACGATAGTGCTCAACCAACTGTGCCCTTTGATCAAAGACAGCAGCACAAAGTTTGCACCACCAAGCCATTGTAAAACGAATCAATATTCCTACAAAGTCGACATCCAAAATTCTAACCAAGTACGAAAACAAGTATGAGAGGTTTTAGGTTAATTTCCGTGTTGTGCACTGAATGGGCCTATTCATTCACATTTTAGTAACCAACATCAACATCACTCACAGAAATATTTAAGCCTAATCTTTTAGatttatgtaatttaattgCATATAGAATTTccattcatttacattacatagtTTGAATTTAAACAAACTAATAAACTTGAATTTAAACAAACTAATAAACTTAATATGATTTGTATTTGTCAatgtaataaaatgtattaGTTTGAAATGCATAAAAGCAGGTTTATGTTAATAAAGACTATTTGTTTGAAATGCATTATAGGCAGGTTTACAGGATAAACCCTATTTATTCAAAATGGATAAGATGCATGTACTTTTTATTAATACCCTAAGGATTTTAAATCCCATAAAAGTTACGGTAAAAAACTGGCAGCTGTGGTTTCCTGAAATCTACtgtaaaaaatatggtcgaaatgTTCTTCTGTTAACAGTATACTTAAAAGTGAActgtaacatttacagtaaaaactgGCAGTTTTGGTTGCTacaaaaaacattcaaaactgGTATGAAAAGTaaatacttttttatttacatttattcattatttAAATACCACAAAGTCAATACATACTTTGGACGTTGGCTTCAGCTTGCAGAACAAACATTTTGAATAATTGAAATCTTTACCAGAAAGCCACACATTCAATAACCTTAAGACAACGCATTCTACAGAATGGATTAATGAACCAAAttcttgggttagggttagaactttGTTATgggcggggggtgaggggttCGGACAGACCTTCCccaactgcaaaaaaaaatgataggAAACACTGCATAAGTACACATATAAACATAACTATTGCTATAGCCATCCTTTTCTAAACCAAACACTGCAATATAAAGGAAAACCCAGGCCCATTCCAACCTATTGAGTTTACAGGCTTACGATAAACAGCCTGCTGTGAAATCATTTAGGACACACAATATGCTATAACTTATAACTGTGATATATTCTCGGGCTAAACATATCTTTATGTATCTTCACCCCAACTGATGTTCTGGGCGTTGATGGTTGTTTGTTGTGTGGTCAAGGCCAGAGATAAcatctggggggtattccaagtagcgggtttagtgaaaactttgagttgtttaaccctgaaaagaggcatacTCCGAGTTccacgttccagaaagagaggtaacgaaaccttttggtaagttgccatggtaacttacgctgtgaaactaacctgctcgctagcaggttttctaTGAAAAACTCTGCGTTTTCCTAGCAATCCCCACCCACTTTCGGATCTTGAAACAGTTTgcagacatggggtgtcctttcctgggTCGGCCGATCGATTACGAGCAAAATATAATTTGCATAGTGTAATAATTCCAAAGAACACTTGTGAGATGCAATAATTATCAGGGAAGGTCTAGAACACGGGTGATTTATTGACTGCTCATTCCAGTTTCCATGTGTCGTTTTCTATCCCAAAAACCACCTGCCAAAGCAAGCTCGATAACCTAACATCATTCCTATTAGCGCCACCTAGTGGCTCCTGTAGATAATAATTTGTCGAAGCCACATTATCACATTCCTCCCCCCTTAAGACATCACTATGGACTTCCCATTTGAACATGTGGTAAAACCATAACCAATAGGACAATATAAAACTCTAAACTAATATAACACATGTCTACGTAATATGGTAGTACCATTGTATCCTGAGTTAACACTAGTAACAACCTCCTAAGGATTTCGCCATTGCCTACCCTGACCTTAAAGGAGACAGGACCAGTCACTGAGTCTATAAATCCTGGGATCCACTTAGGTCCCTGACTAAAGTTTCGGGTAAGGACCAGGTCCCCCTCTGCAAAGCCTCTGTCCTTGGCATGTTTGTCATGGTCCTctttttgcttgttttgtttaCCTTCCACCTTCCTTTTTAGATCTGGAAGAACCAAGTCCAGAGTGGAGCGTAGCCTACGACCTACTAACATTTCAGCTGGTGAAAGTCCTGTTGTCGATTGAGGTGTTATTCTGTAGGCAAACAATGCCCTGGACACCCTTGCTGATATACTCCCCCCTGCACTTTTTTTCATAATCTCCTTGAAGGTCTGTACGGCTCGTTCCGCCAATCCATTTGATGAAGGATGATATGGGGTTGAGGTAACATGCACTATCCCGTTATTTCTAAAGAAGTCTTGTGTTTCAGCGCTTACAAAACAAGTTGCATTGTCGCTCACCACCATCTCTGGTATCCCTTGGTTACTAAAACTCTGTCTTAGGCAATCCATAGTAGTGATagatgaagcagaattcactGGGTACACATCCATCCATTTTGAATGTGCATCGATGATGATCAAGAACATCTTCCCAAAAAATGGGCCTGCATAATCCATGTGCAATCTCCTCCAGGGCTTCTCGGGAAACTCCCATGGGTGCAGTGGAGCCGCTGCTGGAGCTTTCCTGTGTTCCTGACAGAGTAcaggtcctaaccagactctcaatCTCTTCATCCATTTTTGTCCACCACACATAACTCCTTGCCAATACTTTCATTCTTGAGACCCCCGGGTGACTCTGATGTAGGTGCTGTAATGTAACTTTACGTGCTGGCTGTGGCAAAACCACTCGTGCTccccacaacacacaaccaTCTTGCGCGCTCAACTCTGTTTTCCTGACTGCGTATGGTGCAAATTcagctccctctgtctgtgctgGCCAACCTCTGACCACATGTTCTCTGACCCTAGACAGTACTGGATCTTTACCTGTCCAAGTGCTTACTTGTTCTGATGTCACTAATCCCAGGTCTGTGTCATCAAACATCAGAACTCGGTCCTCTTGAGCTTTGATGCTGGGTGTAAACGGCAACGGAAGACGGCTCAAAGCATCCGCGTTCCCATGGTACTTTCCTGCCTTGTATATGATTTCGTACTCATAACCCCTCAGAGTCACGGCCCATCTCTGGATTCTTGGAGAACCCATCTGTGGCACTGCCTTCATTTCATTAAAAAGAGCCAGTAACGGTTTGTGATCTGTGCATATGGTAAACTTCCTGCCATATATGTATTTGTGGAAATCATGCAAATGACAATGTTGCAATCTCAGACTGGGATCAGTAAATCCTTTCCATTTTGCAGGATTTCCCAATGTGATTGGCTGCATTGATGGCACCCACATCAATGGGTGGGAACCTTTGTACTCCAAACATTACAGCTAACCCCTCTTTGTCCAGCTGAGAGTAGTTCTTTTCTGCTGCATTCAGTGTCCTGGACATAAACCCTATTGGTCTTTCTGTCCCGTCCAACATACGGTGTGACAGCACTGCCCCCACACCGTAGGGCGATGCATCACAAGAGAGAATGACGTCTTTCCCTGCATCATAGTGAACCAACACCTCTGATGACTGCATTAGTTCCTTTGAGTGGGTAAATGATGCCTGCTGCTTCTCCCCCCACTGCCATTTTGTCTCCTTTCTCAGTAGTGTGTgaagaggagctaacactgtaGACAGGTTTGGCAAAAACCTGTTATAATAGTTGAGTAGTCCCAAATAAGCCTTTAGCTCAGTCACATTAGTAGGAGCTGGTGCATCTTGAATTGCTTGTACCTTGTCGTTCAGGGGATGGATGCCTGTTGCATCCACTCTATGTCCTAAGAACACAGCCTTGTTCCCCATGAAGGTACACTCACTTCGCTTCAGACGCAAGCCTGCAGTCTCCAACTTCTGCAGCACCTCAGTTAGTGCTCTCAGGTGCTCTTGATCAGTCCTCCCTGTCACCAGGATGTCATCCAGGTAAATGGCCACATGCGGAATTCCTTGGAGAACCCCCTCAATTGTTCTCTGAAAAATAGCAGGGCTGCTAGAGACACCAAAAGGTAAACGTTTATACATAAACAaacccttgtgtgtgtttactgtacagtatgtctttGAGTCCTCGTCCAATGTGATCTGTTGATATGCATGGCTCATATCTAACTTTGTGAACTTCTGTCCTCCTGCAAGAGTTGCAAAAAGGTCTTCCGTTTTGGGGATTGGATACTGCTCTAACTTGGATGCCCTGTTAACTGTTAATTTGTAATCCCCGCAGATTCGTACAGTATTGTCCGGCTTCAACACAGGCACTATGGGTGCGGCCCATTCAGAAAATTTAACTGGTTCTATTATGTCTTCTTTCAAAAGTCTGTCAATCTCTGTCTCCACATTTGGCTTCATAGCATAAGGCACAGGTCTTGGTTTGTAGAATCTTGGTGGTTCCTCCTTGTCGACATATATTTTTGCCGGGGGGCCTTTCAGTGTTCCAAGTTCCTCCTTGAACACATTCTCATGTTTCATTAACTTTTCCTCCAATGTCAACTGCTGTACCTCTTGTACTTTATTTATTGTTCCCCAGCCCAACTGTAGTTCTTTTATCCATCCCCGACCCAACAGATTTGGTCCAGTGCCTGACACAACTACTGCAGGCAGCTGTGTCAATGTCTCTTTGTGCTTAACTGTCACCTTAACTGCACCCAATGTGTCTACTCTCTCACCCGTATATGTTTTCAAATGTAAAGAGCAAGGCTTTAAGCTAGGAACTCCGACCTTGCCTCCCAACTTTGAGTACTCTGATCTGTTCATAATAGTAACTCTGCATCCCGTATCTACCTCAAACTTCACATCCGACCCATTTACCTTCAAGGTTATTTTGATAGGTGATACTTTCGGGATGTCCTCTGACATGCTATACATTGTAAACATTTCTACTTCTTCCACATTGCTCTGTTCAGCTTCCCTGCTGATGTGATGTGCCCCATACTTGGTTTTCACCTTTCCTTGGTTttgccttccttcctctcttggtTTAGACACTCCGGTAGATGATCTTGCCCTACACGCCCTTTTTATGTGACCTTGTTTACCACATTGATGGCACCTTTCCTCCCGAAAACGGCACTCATTTGCCATGTGATTTCCTGCACATCTGTAACACCGCCTTATGGACCCCTCTTGTGCTGGTGTATCACTCTGACGCGTGCCAAACTGGAACACACTTCCTTGACCCGTCTCTGTCTTCCCCGTCATATTAGCACTGTCTTCGCTTTTACCTTGTATTTCTCTCACATCCTTGGTAGCAGTCTCCATCGCTTGAGCAAGGACCAATGGCCCTTCAAAAGTAAGTCCAGTCTCGGATAACAACTTCAGTTGCATACGGTCATTATTTATACCGCAGACCAACCTATCTCTCAGCATCTCCTTTAAGTTGTCCCCATAATGGCAATCCTGTGCCAATCTACGCAGCGCCGCTACATAGTCGCTCACACTTTCATCCCCGCTTCTGTTCCTTGAATTGAACTTAAACCGTTGCACGATTTCGCTCGGCTTCGGGTTGAAATGCGCCTTTAGCAAGTCCACTAGCTCAGCGAATTGCTTCACTCCCGGCCTCACAGGACTAAGCAGATTCCTCATCAGACTGTAGGTTTGACTTCCAACTGAACTCAACAAAATTGCTCTTTTCTTGCCCTCATCATCAATGCTGTTCGCCTCGAAAAAATGGCCCAGCACTTCGCAGTATTCTTCCCAAGACTGTGTCTGATGATCAAAGGTCGATAGTGATCCTACCGTGGCAGCCATGACTCCGCTAACAGCTAGccagtagtgatgggcattccggctctttttcgtgagccggctcgtatggctcagctcaccaaaaagagccggctcttttggctcccgaacggctctttaaaaaatacatgttttaactatgaatttgactatgatgggtgtgaaaacaatttgaattaaattatgaaattaaatcatactcgactgtaaccacatatctttaaaaatgcattgatttgtcatggctctcctccgagttttgactactctctgactgtgtgagttgtctcggccctccctcatgcaggattgacaggaacagaatgtgaggatgatcgtgtgcgcctttaagcctacaattatttttttgttgttctttgaattagtcaattattttaaatacaattaaaattagttatttcatattcatttagtttttataggctgtattaatctattaaaaatagagtcggctcttcagatatgcgagccagctcccgacgttcaccttcaagagccggctcttagagccggatcgttcacgaacgacccatcactactagCCAGCGTTAGCCTTCCAGAAACGAGCTCCTTCGACGTCTGCACGCACAAACGCAAAAACGTTGACGTCTCCCGTCAGCTGTTCACCTCGTCGCCAATGTAATAATTCCAAAGAACACTTGTGAGATGCAATAATTATCAGGGAAGGTCTAGAACACAGGTGATTTATTGACTGCTCATTCCAGTTTCCATGTGTCGTTTTCTATCCCAAAAACCACCTGCCAAAGCAAGCTCGATAACCTAACATCATTCCTATTAGCGCCACCTAGTGGCTCCTGTAGATAATAATTTGTCTAAGCCACATTATCACACATAGCCTTACGccaggagaggattttaagaccgTGATTGGATGTACTTTAATTCCCCGATGAATACCTACGCGAACGTTACCGTTTTTCATCACATTCAATAATTTATCTCACCAACATTCTCCATCCATACATTGCTAATGTAACACACCGTGGACGTGCTCTCAGAACAGACCAAATGATATGCGTTGCTCTCCGTTTCTTTGCCAACGGGAGTTTCCTATACAACATTGGCGATGCAGAACATCTCGGAAAAGCAACAGTCTGCCGAGCCATAAGAAAAGTGGTCCTGGCACTGAAAGGCCTACTGCAGACCTACGTAGTCTTTCCTGGGCACAAACCTCTAAGGACCATCAAAGAGGAATTTCACATGATTTCAGGTGACTGATGTAGCACACATtcagtttaagtcaatgaagaAATTTGAAATCATGCAAATGACAATGTTGCAATCTCAGACTGGGATGAGTAAATCCTTTCCATTTTGCAGGATTTCCCAATGTGATTGGCTGCATTGATGGCACCCACATCCCCATCATAGCTCCATCCATTAATGAAGGAGACTATGTGAATAGGAAGTCATTCCACAATATTAATGTGCAGGTAGATTTACTGTCTTACAATAATAAAGACTACAGCACAACTTTAAAATATTGCAGCTAATATCTCTTCTCCGCACTGGCAAGATTATATGTGATGCAGCACATTTGATCTCAAATGTGGAGGCCAAATGGCCTGGCTCGGTACATGACTCAAGGATATATCGCGAGTCTACCCTGAGCAACAGAGTTGCAAATGGTAAGTTAAGCTTTGAACAAATAACATTcccttgtctccctcttctACCACACTCACAATGTACCCACTATATACTTACAGGAGAGTTTCATGGCCACCTGCTTGGTGACAGAGGGTACCCATGCCAGCCCACTCTGATGACCCCTTACCATGACCCTGAGCCGGGCCCTCAGCAGTGGTACAATGTGGCCCACTGCAGGACTAGAGCCCGGGTGGAGATGACCATAGGCATTCTCAAAGCCCGGTTCCAGTGCCTACGTAGACTGAGGGTAAAACCAGAGAGGGCATGTGATATTATTGTGGCATGTGTTGTTCTTCATAATATTGCCACTATTAGAGGAGAGCAACACCCTGCCGTACAAAACGACCCTGAGGACGACCATCCCCTCCAACCTGCAGATGTCCAAAATGGGAGAGAAGTCAGAGACATACTGtgccacacacacttccaccaaccctgacactgaaataaacacaaatcattaccatttcattttgtcttctttattgcctacaaatagaaatgcaacaattaatattaatatattgttcTGACAATTAACACTcactcacctgtgaccatgcacccACCTGCAGATGGTGTTCTAGCAATTCAATTTCTAGATCCGTCTTCTTTATCTTCCGCCCCaaatacaccatctcttggtcagttttctcCATTTGTTTTAACAAATGGAGTTTGTACAAGTCCTTAactggtaactgggaatacattagGATTACATTAAATCCCAGTTCTACACACAGAATTCACTTGCCATTtactgaacatctcactgtctgTAGCTGTGCTTTGGAGGTTGATGGACCCCTCTCCTGGCAAGgctcatccatgctctgttcaacaggatcagactgtgcatttagtttttacattcattactctcatcacttcagtgtacATTTTAAACTGACAATTACACCCAAGACTGTAAATAAAGTACATGGAgagagaactatcatatatgtaGCTACCATATATGTAGGCCTCTCTGCAACCCCATCTGTGGCAGCAGTCAATgtgtcctcatcatcatcatcatcatcctgtgatgaaagGTATTGTTTCAGGATAGTCAACACTACTATGCATAATGGAGTATTGAGTGGCCTACACACAAGTGGTACCGTTGTGCAAAGGCTTGCAGGAGGCTCCACCACTCGGATTACACCATCAGTGACTAGAAGTGGACCAGAgtggaaaatgaaaacacattcacacacatacttacatctTATGTAGGCACTTGTGTCCTGTGGGGTGATTGGCTCTGATGAGCTTCCTCCAGGGATGCCTTCAGCCACTGGACGGCCAATGTTGTGGCTCAGAGCCAGCTCTtctgcagaggtcagaggtgctggtggtggccCTCCACCCGTTTTGCGTGCCTCTGCCTTCTTTCTATTTGCTGAATTGAATTCAGTGTTAATTTAAGCAAGATATCAGGCGACAGGACATTGTGTGTTTCCGCCACTACAGGATAAAATAGGCAATGAGGATATTCACTTTGTATGTCAAATATGATACCAAAGTGATGGAAGCTACAATCATGAACCTATAGGCCAAAAGGCTaaatatgccttacctgtttgtattacgtttttatatttcattttcagttgTTGCCAAGTGCGCTTCACGCCTGTGGGATTGCACCTATATgaacattgtatttgattaaattacaattccaacactttttcacctgtaatattaacggacattAAATTTGGTTCTGAttctggtttgattcctggctgtgctaaatgactgtgtccttgggcaaggcacttcaccctccttgcctcgggggaatgtccctgtactttctgtaagtcactctggataagagtgtctgctaaatgtaaatgtattgcacTACTCAAGTCATTTTTTGATGAAGAAAAGAACATCTAAGGAGACCTGTTACTAAAGACTATAAAAAATCCATAAAAAAACAATGTGCCAAGATTTTTGAACAATGTATCTACATATCTATATCTGGTGAAGAGCTCTAGCATGGGCCAACATAATTATGACCATGATTCGTCATTAGGCTCCTTAACatcactgcaaaagagctgcagttcctgtgcagacaggagaacctagcagaacaaccatctctccaactctccatcgtagccaaagcccacctgagaggtcacgacagctagccagactcgttagatcagagaggtatattaacatcgcatcgtttgagtatcgtaaaagtcgagacttcaggaccccgggttctggactggatggaatgctacagagatggcgttctgctaggttctcctgtctgcacaggaactgcagctcttttgcagtgatTGTCTCTTATGTATGCACAAGAACACTGAAGCTATGCAAGTGTCTCTTTAGTACAGGtttactgtgcaacactagttcactccaatgttaATACTTAGCTCTAAAATTTTTATTTGCATTCGCCTGACCCACAGCTGagttaactaatagttaatcCTAAATTTGGAGCCGGGAAAACCTACACATTTGTATATATAATTTGAACAGTACTTGCTACTTGTCTCTAGCTCAGGCAACATACTCTATGTTCCTATTTTACTGACGCCAGCCGCAAATTAGCCACCCTATCTGAAGGTTCTAGCATCGACCATGTGAGACTTAGAGCTAGCTATCAAACTAGACGAAAATGTTTGGTATCATGACGGATTTACTGGATTTGATTATTCAAAATAATGTAGTACGGTGGTATTAATGGCACAAGTAAAACATATGTGCGCACACGGATTACTAGCAGATAAATTGGATGACTGCAGATATGTTACCATTACAGAGCAAATGTTACCGTTACAGAGCAAATGTCACGATCACGGCAGGCAGAgctgagttacatttacatttattaatttagcagacgcttttatccaaagcgacttctaagagcgagctttacaaagtgcatatatgtcactgatcataacaacaagatagccacaaaaacattgcgagtagccaaaacatgaagcacacattatgaacaaccaaagtaagtgccaaagggaagaaccataagagcatgtagttaaacaagttacaattaaacaacatgaaccgctataagtgcaagtgtacctgtggaaaaaacaagcaacaataataaaaacaatatatcacagcgagtacaaaaaatttaaatctgttaccactaaccacaagagcaacaagtctctaagcaagagtcattgtgatccttgaggaaactaacatcgggttaagcgaaccattcctaagtaccgttgtactgacggaacaagtgcgtcttgagccttttcttgaaggtggagagacagtcagtgtctctgatggaggtggggagttgattccaccactggggggccagacaggagaagagcttgtgttgggaccgggcggtcttgagcggtgggaccaccaggcggttgtctgaagaagaccttaggtgacgggtgggggtgtaaggctgcaggagagacttgatgtagacggatgcagtcccgttcactgctcggaaggtcagtaccagggtcttgaatctgatacgggccatgataggtagccagtggagagagatgaggagcggggtaacatggcagcgtctgggtagattgtagaccaggcgggccg from Osmerus mordax isolate fOsmMor3 chromosome 12, fOsmMor3.pri, whole genome shotgun sequence includes these protein-coding regions:
- the LOC136954729 gene encoding putative nuclease HARBI1 — translated: MICVALRFFANGSFLYNIGDAEHLGKATVCRAIRKVVLALKGLLQTYVVFPGHKPLRTIKEEFHMISGFPNVIGCIDGTHIPIIAPSINEGDYVNRKSFHNINVQIICDAAHLISNVEAKWPGSVHDSRIYRESTLSNRVANGEFHGHLLGDRGYPCQPTLMTPYHDPEPGPQQWYNVAHCRTRARVEMTIGILKARFQCLRRLRVKPERACDIIVACVVLHNIATIRGEQHPAVQNDPEDDHPLQPADVQNGREVRDILCHTHFHQP